One segment of Actinomyces sp. 432 DNA contains the following:
- the menD gene encoding 2-succinyl-5-enolpyruvyl-6-hydroxy-3-cyclohexene-1-carboxylic-acid synthase, translated as MTVPPPSLTAARAIVTSLIRGGVRQVVLAPGSRSAPLVPALAAAEREGALRVRVVIDERTAGFVALGCARAELLAGTRRPAAVVTTSGTAVANLHPAVAEADAAGVPLLLVTADRPHEAVGTGANQTTEQTRVFGAAPRTVVDLPADITADLGERAGMSALAGQVRRAVDAATGALTNDPGPAQLNVRFRPPLAPEPGFDDAAGAYRSTAPLPPGGSPGASAGAAAPVVVAPATLRHPAGAQPAPEGSGPGRRERRGVIVAGDSGDASGRHARALAEYLDWPLLAEPTSGARGGPQALTRYAELLAAPEGTRLAAQVEHIVVAGHPSLTRPVSALLAREDLHIDVLTSTSRWTDVAGTAARVVPLHAAAAASADHSSVAAVGDGSASPQPADLAAALGLGPGPRDWTAQWRGAVAALPAVGLQPGSGALTADAAVTAVWDAALRAPAGAAPLLVVGSSMTIRRLDRLAAPASGPAPAAVANRGLAGIDGTLATALGAATTGRPVRAVVGDLTFLHDAMSLSRGRLEPEPDLQVVVIDDGGGAIFSTLEYPAVMPQADFARFFAAPQATDPGELAAALGIRVRRPADLGAMQALLTEPVRGLSVVHVRV; from the coding sequence ATGACCGTCCCGCCGCCGTCACTTACCGCCGCCCGCGCCATCGTGACTTCACTGATTCGCGGCGGCGTGCGCCAGGTGGTGCTCGCCCCCGGCTCCCGCTCCGCGCCCCTGGTCCCTGCGCTAGCCGCCGCCGAACGCGAAGGGGCACTGCGGGTGCGCGTAGTCATTGACGAGCGCACCGCCGGGTTCGTAGCCCTGGGCTGCGCCCGCGCGGAGCTGCTGGCCGGCACTCGCCGCCCTGCCGCCGTCGTCACTACCTCCGGCACCGCCGTCGCCAACCTGCACCCGGCTGTGGCTGAGGCCGATGCCGCCGGCGTGCCCCTGCTCCTAGTCACTGCCGACCGGCCCCATGAGGCGGTCGGCACCGGCGCCAACCAGACCACCGAGCAGACCCGCGTCTTCGGTGCGGCGCCGCGCACGGTGGTGGACCTGCCCGCAGACATCACCGCCGACCTGGGGGAGAGGGCAGGTATGAGTGCCCTCGCCGGCCAGGTGCGCCGGGCAGTGGACGCCGCCACCGGTGCCCTGACCAATGACCCGGGCCCCGCGCAGCTAAACGTCCGCTTCCGGCCCCCGCTCGCGCCCGAGCCCGGCTTCGACGACGCTGCCGGTGCTTACCGGAGTACTGCACCGCTGCCGCCGGGCGGCTCCCCAGGAGCCTCGGCCGGTGCCGCCGCACCTGTTGTTGTCGCCCCCGCCACCCTGCGGCACCCGGCGGGTGCGCAACCGGCTCCGGAGGGCTCTGGACCGGGGCGCCGGGAGCGGCGCGGCGTCATCGTCGCCGGGGACAGCGGCGACGCCTCCGGTCGTCATGCGCGCGCCCTGGCCGAGTACCTGGACTGGCCGCTGCTGGCGGAGCCGACCTCTGGGGCCCGTGGCGGCCCCCAGGCCCTGACCCGCTACGCCGAGCTTTTGGCGGCCCCGGAGGGGACGCGGCTTGCCGCGCAGGTTGAGCACATCGTGGTTGCCGGGCACCCCAGTCTCACACGACCGGTCAGTGCCCTGCTCGCCCGCGAAGACCTGCATATCGACGTGCTTACCTCCACCTCCCGCTGGACGGATGTAGCCGGTACTGCCGCGCGGGTCGTGCCGCTCCACGCGGCTGCCGCAGCGTCTGCTGACCACAGCTCCGTAGCCGCGGTCGGCGACGGCAGCGCGTCCCCGCAGCCGGCCGACCTTGCCGCCGCGCTGGGCCTCGGCCCCGGCCCGCGCGACTGGACGGCGCAATGGCGCGGCGCGGTTGCAGCACTGCCCGCCGTCGGCCTGCAGCCGGGGTCCGGGGCACTGACCGCGGACGCTGCCGTCACCGCGGTGTGGGATGCCGCTCTGCGTGCGCCAGCCGGTGCCGCACCCCTGCTCGTTGTCGGTTCCTCCATGACTATCCGCCGGCTGGACCGGCTGGCCGCGCCCGCGTCAGGACCCGCGCCGGCCGCAGTCGCCAACCGGGGACTGGCCGGCATCGACGGCACCCTCGCCACTGCACTGGGCGCTGCCACTACTGGTCGGCCCGTGCGCGCCGTCGTGGGAGATCTCACCTTCCTCCACGATGCCATGAGCCTTTCGCGCGGGAGGCTGGAACCAGAGCCCGACCTGCAGGTCGTTGTCATTGACGACGGCGGGGGTGCCATCTTCTCCACCCTGGAGTACCCCGCGGTGATGCCGCAGGCAGACTTCGCCCGGTTCTTTGCGGCGCCGCAGGCTACCGACCCGGGGGAGCTTGCGGCGGCCCTGGGCATCAGGGTCCGCCGACCTGCCGACCTGGGCGCGATGCAGGCCCTGCTGACCGAGCCGGTGCGGGGGCTCAGCGTGGTACACGTGCGCGTATGA
- a CDS encoding S1C family serine protease — protein MSTNDPFAASGDANRPSSDDTQPLGGGPASTQPGSGYTGTGGGSGAAYGPGPDGVGASGSSSPYTSAPQAPAGYNFGRNSASGSGSSPYAPSGQAAGSWAYGNTADQASGAGAYQSPYQQLSAQSSSAAGSAQPPFPPQNQPQGQPLTPSGPEPRGGSRGPGWGGVIATSLVTALLASGGAVAAVHYLGDSDDSARSSSAPTAIATGSTTQTVSSTGTAPDWEAVTAAVSNAVVSITVAVSEGTAVGSGVIYDSSGHIITNNHVVAGASKIQVTLADGRIYEAETTGTDPATDLAVIELVDAPNDLTVAQFGNSDDLVTGENVMAIGNPLGLSSTATTGIISALNRPVVTVQEETDTSNQGGSSLPDQLSGLLGHSQTTTTQVYTNAIQIDAAVNPGNSGGPLFDDTGAVIGITSSIASMSSSAESAGSIGIGFAIPSNLAQKVADQLIENGTATHAYLGVAIGDGGATTSEGVTRAGAEVGDVESGSPADQAGIKAGDVITAIDGKATSQAAALTGFVRQYSAGDEVTLTVIRDGAEIEIPVTLKERQDS, from the coding sequence ATGAGCACGAACGATCCCTTCGCCGCATCCGGGGACGCCAACCGGCCGTCGAGCGATGACACGCAGCCTCTGGGCGGCGGCCCGGCATCGACTCAGCCAGGCTCCGGTTACACGGGCACCGGTGGTGGGAGTGGCGCCGCCTACGGGCCCGGACCTGACGGAGTCGGCGCTTCGGGTTCTTCGTCGCCCTACACGTCCGCGCCCCAGGCGCCTGCCGGGTACAACTTCGGTCGCAACTCCGCGTCGGGCTCCGGATCCTCCCCCTACGCGCCGTCCGGGCAGGCCGCCGGCTCCTGGGCCTACGGGAATACCGCCGACCAGGCATCCGGTGCGGGTGCTTACCAGAGCCCCTACCAGCAGCTGAGCGCACAGAGCTCCAGCGCTGCCGGGAGCGCTCAGCCACCCTTCCCGCCGCAGAACCAGCCACAGGGTCAGCCGCTGACTCCCTCGGGTCCTGAACCCCGCGGGGGCAGCCGCGGTCCGGGGTGGGGCGGAGTGATCGCCACGTCCCTGGTGACCGCCCTGCTCGCCTCCGGGGGCGCGGTGGCCGCGGTGCACTATCTGGGAGACAGCGATGACTCCGCCCGCTCCTCCTCGGCGCCGACGGCGATTGCCACCGGTTCTACGACGCAGACCGTCTCCTCCACCGGCACTGCCCCCGACTGGGAGGCTGTCACCGCGGCCGTGTCCAACGCCGTCGTCTCCATCACCGTAGCTGTCAGTGAGGGCACGGCCGTCGGCTCCGGCGTTATCTACGACTCGTCCGGACATATCATCACCAACAACCACGTGGTCGCCGGTGCCTCCAAGATCCAGGTGACGCTGGCGGACGGGCGCATCTACGAGGCGGAGACCACCGGTACCGACCCGGCCACCGACCTGGCCGTCATTGAGCTGGTTGACGCCCCGAATGACTTGACGGTAGCTCAGTTCGGCAACTCCGACGATCTGGTCACGGGTGAGAATGTCATGGCTATCGGCAACCCGCTGGGGCTGTCCTCCACGGCTACCACCGGTATCATCTCCGCCCTGAACCGCCCGGTGGTCACCGTCCAGGAGGAGACTGACACATCCAACCAGGGTGGCTCCTCCCTGCCGGATCAGCTCAGTGGCCTGCTGGGGCACTCGCAGACAACCACCACGCAGGTATACACCAACGCCATTCAGATCGACGCGGCGGTGAACCCCGGCAACTCCGGTGGCCCGCTGTTCGATGACACCGGTGCCGTCATCGGTATCACCAGCTCGATCGCCAGCATGTCGAGCTCGGCGGAGTCGGCAGGCTCAATCGGCATCGGCTTCGCGATCCCGTCCAACCTGGCGCAGAAGGTCGCCGACCAGCTGATTGAAAACGGCACGGCCACACACGCCTACCTGGGTGTAGCGATCGGCGATGGTGGAGCCACCACCTCCGAGGGCGTGACTCGGGCCGGTGCCGAGGTCGGCGATGTTGAGTCCGGTTCTCCCGCGGATCAGGCCGGTATCAAGGCGGGTGACGTCATTACCGCAATCGATGGGAAGGCCACCAGCCAGGCGGCCGCGCTGACCGGCTTCGTGCGGCAGTACTCCGCCGGGGACGAGGTCACCTTGACCGTTATCCGTGACGGCGCGGAGATCGAGATTCCCGTCACCTTGAAGGAGCGCCAGGACTCCTGA
- the purU gene encoding formyltetrahydrofolate deformylase yields the protein MTTSAPAMPADARHLVLTLSCPDRPGIVNAVSGALARRGGNITESKQFGDEVSGLFFMRVQVMTTVAREELEKDLAELARTYSMTWSLDEVGRPMRTLIMVSKEGHCLTDLLFRARSQGLPIDVVGVVGNHEDLQPVADFYGVPFHHVPVTKETKADAEAQLLELVDSLDVELVVLARYMQILSPALCERLHGAVVNIHHSFLPSFKGANPYRQAHERGVKLIGATAHYVTPDLDEGPIIEQDVTRASHEDSVDTLRAKGQDVERRVLAQAVRWHAEHRVLLNGHRTVVFA from the coding sequence ATGACCACGTCCGCTCCCGCCATGCCCGCCGACGCCCGCCACCTCGTGCTGACACTGTCCTGCCCAGACCGCCCCGGTATCGTCAACGCCGTCTCCGGCGCACTGGCCCGGCGCGGCGGTAACATCACCGAGTCCAAGCAGTTCGGCGACGAGGTCTCCGGCTTGTTCTTCATGCGCGTCCAGGTGATGACCACCGTGGCCCGGGAGGAGCTGGAGAAGGACCTGGCCGAGCTAGCCCGCACCTACTCCATGACCTGGTCGCTGGATGAGGTCGGCCGCCCCATGCGCACCCTGATCATGGTCTCCAAGGAGGGCCACTGCCTGACCGACCTGCTCTTCCGAGCCCGCAGCCAGGGCCTGCCGATCGACGTCGTCGGCGTGGTCGGCAACCATGAGGACCTGCAGCCGGTGGCCGACTTCTACGGGGTCCCCTTCCACCACGTCCCGGTCACCAAGGAGACCAAGGCCGACGCCGAGGCGCAGCTGCTGGAGCTAGTGGACTCCCTGGATGTTGAGCTGGTGGTGCTGGCTCGCTACATGCAGATCCTCTCCCCCGCCCTGTGCGAGCGCCTCCACGGCGCAGTGGTCAACATCCACCACTCGTTCCTGCCGAGCTTCAAGGGCGCCAACCCCTACCGGCAGGCCCATGAGCGCGGCGTGAAGCTGATCGGCGCGACCGCCCACTACGTAACCCCGGACCTGGATGAGGGTCCCATCATTGAGCAGGACGTCACCCGCGCCAGCCACGAGGACTCCGTGGATACGCTGCGCGCCAAGGGGCAGGACGTCGAGAGGCGGGTGCTCGCGCAGGCCGTGCGCTGGCACGCCGAGCACCGGGTGCTGCTCAACGGTCACCGAACAGTCGTCTTCGCCTGA
- the ykgO gene encoding type B 50S ribosomal protein L36, with the protein MKVRASIRSLAKQPGSKVVRRRGHTYVINKKNPRFKARQG; encoded by the coding sequence ATGAAGGTCCGCGCTTCCATCCGGTCACTTGCCAAGCAGCCGGGCAGCAAGGTGGTGCGCCGCCGCGGCCACACCTATGTCATCAACAAGAAGAACCCGCGTTTCAAGGCCCGCCAGGGCTGA
- a CDS encoding type B 50S ribosomal protein L31 translates to MRPGIHPDYHPVVFRDKSADFAFLTRSTITSPRTIQWEDGNTYPLVDVDISSASHPFWTGRGRVLDTAGRVEKFERRYGKRSR, encoded by the coding sequence ATGCGCCCGGGAATCCACCCCGACTACCACCCAGTGGTCTTTCGTGACAAGTCTGCCGACTTCGCCTTCCTCACGCGTTCCACCATCACGTCACCCCGAACCATCCAATGGGAGGACGGCAACACCTACCCGCTGGTCGACGTCGACATCTCCAGCGCCTCGCACCCGTTCTGGACGGGCAGGGGCCGCGTTCTAGACACAGCCGGCCGGGTGGAGAAGTTCGAGAGGCGCTACGGCAAGCGCTCCCGCTGA
- the rpsN gene encoding 30S ribosomal protein S14, protein MAKKSKRVADARRRRTVARYTERRAELKRASVSPALTEHERRAAMAALHALPRDASPTRLRNRDAVDGRPRGYLRKAGVSRIRFREMALRGELPGITKSS, encoded by the coding sequence ATGGCCAAGAAGTCCAAGCGCGTAGCCGATGCGCGCCGCCGCCGGACCGTAGCCCGCTACACCGAGCGGCGAGCGGAGCTGAAACGGGCTAGCGTCAGTCCCGCCCTGACTGAGCATGAGCGTCGCGCAGCCATGGCCGCCTTGCACGCGCTGCCCCGCGACGCCTCCCCCACGCGGCTGCGCAACCGCGACGCCGTTGACGGCCGCCCGCGCGGCTATCTGCGCAAGGCTGGAGTCAGCCGAATCCGCTTCCGGGAGATGGCCCTACGCGGCGAATTACCCGGCATCACCAAGTCGTCCTGA
- the rpmG gene encoding 50S ribosomal protein L33, protein MASAKGRDLRPVIKLVSTTGTGYTYVTRKNRRNTPDRLVIRKYDPIIRRHVEFTESR, encoded by the coding sequence ATGGCATCCGCCAAGGGCAGGGATCTGCGTCCGGTCATCAAGCTGGTATCCACCACCGGCACCGGATACACCTACGTCACCCGCAAGAACCGTCGTAATACACCGGACCGTCTGGTCATACGCAAGTACGACCCGATCATCCGCAGGCATGTCGAATTCACGGAGTCCCGCTGA
- the rpmB gene encoding 50S ribosomal protein L28 produces the protein MSRYCQVTGARPVTGYSISHSHRRSKRRWLPNLQTKHYWVPSLGRRVTLTVGAKGIKIIDKLGIDVVVAQMRARGERV, from the coding sequence ATGAGCCGCTACTGCCAAGTCACAGGGGCCCGCCCAGTCACGGGGTACTCGATCTCACATTCCCACCGCCGCTCAAAGCGTCGGTGGCTGCCCAACCTGCAGACCAAGCACTACTGGGTGCCCTCTCTGGGAAGAAGGGTCACGCTCACGGTCGGCGCCAAGGGCATCAAGATCATCGACAAGTTGGGCATTGACGTCGTCGTCGCGCAGATGCGCGCCAGAGGGGAGCGAGTCTGA